The following proteins are encoded in a genomic region of Sulfoacidibacillus ferrooxidans:
- a CDS encoding helix-turn-helix domain-containing protein, whose translation MTDEFIVRLGESKQDKLNKEFSMLHDETSFEIMRKVGSEGFAMYYTLNSYTRGNSGVMAFPKNDTLARKLNVNERTVRRWKSVLIQENILRVIPCHLDNGTQTSNVILLNAAYPEIPDDWFTYGAEGFVHSKGCLPKPKKSNSDIIMRKIRVKHGRTNLSGYQNMGGQNCPGIKMRADKTARERGTKLSASPPSEIADGARADGTFFEGEPYVVEPYKKIDIYDAREENSFKKPTNSGNDNNTLGQSCPAPLIQSPDLVRILNVYTEHHFRPALTFVTQDQLSALLAEAGVDLLQEAMEIAIQYNACNLRYVETVVDSLKRRADEAVTPALVQVQDAQRASSYTQKPSSKPNYSRSSYAKRGLTIAEAREAGQQTVCVQPDKYAEMNATLQRIQSQDHVSPSVEESDNSNTACLQEPCAVQTATPWGDMQIIDENQSSEHVEEFNKALIDKTSNKTVETPVEAIHGDFEVSEDGRTVAEIRQQEIRDFFRTMQAKKTVDKPMHMLDADQEPAPATQQGKYARFYRMRRKTPCFSYGDIRRSPSGATVGTVQLDVIKKYIEEQKSR comes from the coding sequence ATGACCGATGAATTTATAGTCCGTTTGGGCGAATCCAAACAAGACAAGCTGAACAAGGAATTTTCGATGTTGCACGACGAGACGTCCTTTGAGATTATGCGCAAAGTCGGCTCTGAAGGTTTTGCTATGTATTACACGCTAAATAGTTATACCCGCGGTAACTCTGGAGTGATGGCCTTCCCCAAAAATGATACTTTGGCTCGAAAATTAAACGTTAATGAGCGGACGGTCCGACGTTGGAAGAGCGTATTGATCCAAGAAAATATATTGCGTGTCATACCTTGTCATCTTGACAACGGAACACAAACGTCAAATGTAATCCTATTAAATGCTGCTTACCCAGAAATACCCGATGATTGGTTTACATATGGAGCAGAAGGATTTGTTCACTCTAAGGGTTGTTTACCGAAACCGAAAAAATCGAATTCGGACATAATCATGCGAAAAATCCGCGTCAAACATGGGCGGACAAATTTGTCCGGGTATCAAAACATGGGCGGACAAAACTGTCCGGGTATCAAAATGAGGGCGGACAAAACTGCCCGGGAGAGGGGGACAAAACTGTCCGCCTCCCCCCCCTCCGAGATCGCAGACGGGGCAAGGGCTGACGGAACTTTTTTTGAGGGTGAACCATACGTAGTTGAACCATACAAAAAGATAGATATATATGACGCGCGTGAAGAAAATAGTTTTAAAAAACCAACTAATTCAGGCAACGATAACAACACGCTTGGACAATCATGCCCAGCACCTCTTATACAGTCTCCTGATTTAGTCCGTATCCTGAACGTGTATACAGAGCATCACTTTCGTCCTGCATTAACCTTCGTCACACAAGATCAATTGTCTGCCTTATTAGCAGAGGCGGGTGTAGACCTCTTGCAAGAAGCCATGGAGATAGCCATACAGTACAACGCATGCAACTTGCGCTACGTTGAGACCGTAGTTGACTCTCTCAAGAGACGAGCGGATGAAGCCGTGACACCTGCTCTTGTACAAGTTCAGGATGCCCAACGTGCGTCATCTTATACACAAAAACCATCGTCTAAACCAAATTATTCCCGTTCGTCCTATGCCAAGCGAGGTTTGACCATCGCCGAAGCGAGAGAAGCAGGTCAACAGACTGTATGTGTTCAACCAGATAAATATGCAGAGATGAACGCGACATTACAGAGGATCCAGTCGCAGGATCACGTTTCTCCGTCTGTGGAGGAATCCGACAACAGTAATACAGCGTGTCTACAAGAGCCTTGTGCAGTCCAAACAGCAACACCTTGGGGAGACATGCAGATCATTGACGAAAATCAATCTAGTGAACACGTAGAAGAGTTCAACAAGGCGCTGATAGACAAAACATCAAACAAGACGGTAGAAACACCTGTAGAGGCAATTCATGGCGATTTTGAGGTATCTGAAGATGGACGAACAGTTGCAGAGATCAGGCAACAAGAGATTCGGGATTTTTTTCGTACGATGCAAGCGAAAAAAACAGTGGACAAGCCCATGCACATGCTCGATGCGGATCAAGAGCCAGCGCCAGCAACACAACAAGGCAAGTACGCTCGGTTTTATCGAATGCGCCGTAAAACCCCTTGCTTTAGCTATGGGGATATAAGGCGCTCGCCGTCAGGCGCTACGGTGGGCACTGTTCAACTGGACGTGATCAAGAAGTATATCGAAGAGCAGAAATCGAGGTGA